In Fimbriiglobus ruber, a genomic segment contains:
- a CDS encoding class I SAM-dependent methyltransferase: protein MRETMMFLGQIVRRWRVTGAVAPSGDPLARAMTDAVGEVARGQVILELGPGTGVFSRELVRRFPHARVVAVEVNDVFASHLSAAVPGLTVVNGCASRLDEHLTNLGLSPSDVAAVVSGLPLLSLPGDLPQKILASVAAVLRPGRRYIQFTYFRRAWRRFDTVGFRWLPHRRVWRNIPPAIVLSFTRDE from the coding sequence ATGCGGGAAACGATGATGTTCCTCGGGCAGATCGTCCGCCGGTGGCGGGTCACCGGGGCCGTCGCCCCGAGCGGCGACCCCCTCGCGCGGGCGATGACCGACGCCGTGGGCGAGGTCGCCCGCGGCCAGGTGATCCTCGAACTCGGGCCGGGGACGGGCGTATTCAGTCGCGAATTGGTCCGCCGGTTCCCCCACGCCCGCGTCGTGGCGGTCGAGGTGAACGACGTGTTCGCCTCCCACCTCTCCGCGGCCGTGCCCGGACTGACCGTGGTAAACGGATGCGCGTCCCGGTTGGACGAACACCTGACCAACCTCGGGCTCAGCCCGTCGGATGTCGCGGCCGTGGTCAGCGGGCTGCCGCTGCTGTCGCTGCCCGGCGACCTGCCGCAGAAGATCCTGGCGTCGGTGGCGGCGGTACTCCGACCCGGCCGCCGGTACATACAATTCACGTACTTTAGGCGGGCGTGGCGGCGGTTCGACACGGTCGGCTTCCGGTGGCTCCCGCACCGGCGCGTTTGGCGGAACATCCCGCCGGCCATCGTACTCTCGTTTACCCGCGATGAGTGA
- a CDS encoding phosphatidylserine decarboxylase has translation MTVVSTDPPAPPRPPGLLPLEPMDPKLTWIQPGGGVVCRLELAWGRWRRFWLKTFRPGYVRRMAALRKGDYNGCPHEVLDPRDLKYYRNQGGYYWEPQDDPFRWRDRIPFARAGLAELLVFSALTFLPAAGLSAGLAYAGAEIPLPLQVIGWLVVATVVVIGLLIVWFFRNPPRRIPVEPGLVVSPADGTLVAIDELEFDEFVGGPAVQIGIFLSIFNVHLNRAPVAGRVIGLRYKAGKYLNALRAASVLENEQLALRMQETAAPYRRYVVRQIAGALARRIVCWLKPGDDLGRGETFGMIKLGSRTELVLPREAGLTIRARIGDKVKAGATVLASYAGAPAAGREDAH, from the coding sequence ATGACAGTCGTTTCCACCGACCCGCCCGCGCCGCCGCGTCCCCCCGGGCTGCTTCCGCTCGAACCGATGGACCCGAAGTTGACGTGGATTCAGCCCGGCGGCGGGGTCGTTTGCCGGCTGGAACTGGCCTGGGGCCGGTGGCGGCGGTTTTGGTTGAAAACATTCCGCCCCGGGTACGTCCGGCGGATGGCCGCCCTCCGCAAGGGGGATTACAACGGGTGCCCCCACGAGGTCCTCGACCCCCGCGACCTGAAATACTACCGGAACCAGGGGGGGTATTACTGGGAGCCCCAGGACGACCCGTTCCGGTGGCGGGACCGCATCCCGTTCGCCCGCGCCGGCCTGGCCGAGCTGCTGGTCTTTTCGGCGCTGACTTTTCTCCCGGCGGCCGGGTTGTCAGCTGGGCTGGCTTACGCCGGTGCCGAGATCCCTTTACCTCTCCAGGTCATCGGGTGGCTGGTGGTGGCGACGGTCGTGGTGATCGGGTTACTGATCGTCTGGTTTTTCCGCAACCCGCCCCGCCGGATTCCGGTCGAACCCGGGCTGGTGGTTTCCCCGGCGGACGGGACACTTGTCGCGATCGACGAGCTTGAGTTCGATGAGTTCGTCGGCGGGCCGGCGGTCCAGATCGGGATTTTTCTCTCGATCTTCAACGTCCACCTGAACCGGGCGCCGGTGGCCGGGCGAGTCATCGGACTGCGGTACAAGGCCGGGAAGTACCTGAACGCCCTCCGGGCGGCGTCGGTCTTGGAGAACGAGCAGTTGGCGCTCCGGATGCAGGAGACGGCCGCCCCGTACCGGCGGTACGTCGTCCGCCAGATCGCCGGGGCGCTCGCCCGCCGGATCGTGTGCTGGCTGAAGCCTGGGGACGATCTGGGCCGGGGTGAAACGTTCGGGATGATCAAACTCGGGTCGCGGACCGAGCTGGTGTTACCTCGGGAGGCCGGGTTGACGATCCGGGCGCGGATCGGGGACAAGGTGAAGGCCGGGGCGACAGTCCTGGCGTCATACGCCGGGGCTCCCGCCGCCGGCCGGGAGGACGCCCATTAA
- the pssA gene encoding CDP-diacylglycerol--serine O-phosphatidyltransferase: MKISAPRRKVFAVLPTLLTLGNAVCGFGAITFAAKWTNHDTPTSLFVAGCLIFLAMVFDGFDGAAARWTNQTTEFGAQLDSLCDAISFGAAPAILMLELSQPHMYHPRVLWVAAGLYVICTVLRLARYNVESEEDHQPGVFCGLPSPAAAAVVASFPIMLFGPQLLSSGEEWADLPDLDVWVSRILPLITFGVACLMVSKVRYMHMLHRLFRKPRSGAFLIKMVFAAAVVVAVPRVAVPLLACWYAFATPTLALWDRYLRRMLGFGPMDLQPAPNKEPWPRPTGSNGQDGGATGGGTTPPAPPTRKLAPHDSEPR, translated from the coding sequence ATTAAGATCAGCGCCCCCCGCCGGAAGGTCTTCGCCGTCCTGCCGACTCTGCTCACGCTCGGGAACGCGGTGTGCGGGTTCGGGGCGATCACGTTCGCCGCGAAGTGGACCAACCACGACACGCCCACGTCCCTATTCGTCGCCGGCTGCCTGATCTTTTTGGCAATGGTGTTCGACGGGTTCGACGGGGCCGCCGCCCGCTGGACGAACCAGACGACCGAGTTCGGGGCCCAACTGGATTCGCTTTGCGACGCGATCAGTTTCGGGGCGGCGCCGGCGATCCTGATGCTCGAACTGTCGCAGCCGCACATGTACCACCCGCGGGTGTTGTGGGTAGCCGCGGGATTGTACGTGATTTGCACGGTGCTGCGGCTGGCCAGGTACAACGTGGAGTCGGAAGAAGACCACCAGCCGGGCGTCTTCTGCGGGCTCCCCTCCCCGGCCGCGGCGGCGGTGGTGGCGTCGTTCCCGATCATGCTGTTCGGCCCACAACTGCTGTCGAGCGGGGAGGAATGGGCGGACCTGCCGGATTTGGACGTGTGGGTGAGCCGGATTTTGCCGCTCATCACATTTGGCGTCGCGTGCCTGATGGTGTCGAAGGTCAGGTACATGCACATGCTCCACCGGCTCTTCCGCAAGCCGCGGAGCGGGGCGTTCCTCATCAAGATGGTCTTCGCGGCAGCAGTCGTCGTGGCCGTGCCGCGGGTCGCGGTCCCCCTACTGGCCTGCTGGTACGCGTTCGCGACCCCGACCCTGGCCCTGTGGGACCGATACCTGCGCCGAATGTTAGGATTCGGGCCGATGGACCTCCAACCCGCTCCGAACAAGGAGCCGTGGCCGCGGCCCACCGGAAGCAACGGTCAAGACGGGGGCGCGACGGGAGGGGGCACTACGCCTCCGGCCCCCCCGACTCGAAAGCTCGCGCCCCACGATTCTGAGCCGCGTTGA
- a CDS encoding dual specificity protein phosphatase family protein: protein MKYSLVFLALATANVFAGLAAWDVLGWGSVLFFGFAVTSGLLALAYAGVCGRGLGKRADGRHSVAGWAAFGPYFLLSVATFWAYRCFSRECAFARVVPNLYFGRRLTPGEARAVTWVRVLDLAAEFTETRPLRESPGYRSIPVLDTTAPTESQLRAAIGEIEAGVRSGPVYVHCALGHGRSACVVVAYLLSTGHVARAADGVRLLRSLRPGVRLNAAQNRGARAFESGGPEA from the coding sequence TTGAAATACAGCCTGGTGTTCCTGGCACTGGCGACCGCGAACGTGTTCGCGGGTCTCGCGGCGTGGGACGTACTCGGGTGGGGTAGCGTTCTCTTTTTCGGCTTTGCGGTCACGTCCGGGCTACTTGCTTTGGCGTATGCCGGGGTATGCGGGCGCGGGTTAGGGAAGCGGGCGGACGGCCGACATTCGGTCGCGGGCTGGGCGGCGTTCGGCCCCTATTTCTTGCTCAGTGTGGCGACCTTTTGGGCGTACCGCTGCTTTTCCCGAGAGTGTGCGTTCGCACGGGTCGTTCCCAATCTTTACTTCGGCCGGCGGTTGACGCCCGGCGAAGCCCGGGCTGTGACGTGGGTTCGAGTTCTGGACCTGGCCGCCGAGTTCACCGAGACCCGACCGCTCCGCGAGTCGCCGGGCTATCGCTCGATACCAGTCCTGGACACGACCGCCCCGACCGAATCGCAACTGCGGGCAGCCATCGGCGAGATCGAAGCCGGTGTGAGGTCCGGCCCGGTGTACGTTCACTGCGCTTTGGGGCACGGCCGCAGCGCGTGTGTCGTCGTCGCGTACCTGCTCTCGACCGGTCACGTTGCCCGGGCCGCCGACGGCGTCCGCTTACTGCGGTCGCTGCGCCCCGGCGTTCGTCTCAACGCGGCTCAGAATCGTGGGGCGCGAGCTTTCGAGTCGGGGGGGCCGGAGGCGTAG
- a CDS encoding leucine-rich repeat domain-containing protein, with product MSKTLAFALALSGLCLCSSSRASDAENQAVEFVEKRGGKVIRDDKIAGKPVVTVDLNLRSVRDPDLKKLAPLKNLTTLILHFTKVTDAGLKDLAPLQRLTVLDLRSTDVGDARLKDLAAFPNLTTLRLGASDVTDAGMKDLALLQNLTTLGLSFKITDAGLKELAPLKNLTSLDISSTKITNAGLTELKAFRHLAALDISLTNVTDAGLKGLAPLKNLASLNINHTNVTDAGLKELVPLKNITALDLEFTSVTGAGLKELAPLKNLASLNINHTKVTNTELKELVVFKKLSTLHVGYMPVTDAGLKELATLNSLTTLAINSTKVTDNGLKNLAALNNLTTLMLFGTEVTDAGLTNLAPLGNLTTLYLGRTKVTDAGLKELGPLKNLTELNLHNTKITDAGLKELIALKNLTSLDLNFTSVTDAGLKELAALQKLTRLELLRTKVTNAGLKELRQALPNCEIRK from the coding sequence ATGTCAAAGACTCTGGCGTTCGCCCTGGCGTTGTCGGGGCTGTGCCTGTGCTCATCGTCTCGGGCCTCCGACGCCGAGAATCAGGCCGTCGAGTTCGTGGAGAAACGTGGCGGAAAGGTTATCCGTGACGACAAGATTGCCGGCAAACCAGTCGTCACCGTCGATCTGAATCTCAGGAGTGTGAGGGATCCGGATCTGAAAAAGCTCGCTCCGCTCAAAAATCTCACCACACTCATCCTACATTTTACAAAGGTGACGGACGCGGGGTTAAAAGATCTGGCTCCTCTCCAACGGCTCACCGTACTCGACCTGAGAAGTACGGACGTAGGAGACGCGAGACTAAAGGATTTGGCCGCATTCCCGAACCTCACCACACTGCGCCTGGGTGCCTCGGACGTGACGGATGCGGGAATGAAGGATTTGGCCCTGCTCCAAAACCTCACCACGCTCGGCCTGAGCTTCAAGATAACGGACGCGGGGCTGAAGGAACTGGCACCGCTCAAAAACCTAACCTCGCTCGACATTAGTAGCACGAAAATAACGAACGCGGGACTCACCGAACTGAAAGCATTTCGGCACCTCGCCGCTCTTGACATCAGCCTCACGAACGTGACGGACGCGGGACTGAAGGGACTGGCACCGCTCAAAAATCTCGCCTCACTCAACATTAACCACACGAACGTGACAGACGCGGGATTGAAGGAACTGGTACCGCTCAAAAACATTACTGCGCTCGACCTAGAGTTCACGTCCGTGACGGGCGCGGGCCTGAAGGAACTGGCACCGCTTAAAAATCTCGCCTCACTCAACATTAACCACACGAAAGTAACGAACACAGAACTGAAAGAACTGGTCGTATTCAAAAAACTTTCCACACTCCACGTTGGATACATGCCGGTGACGGATGCGGGACTGAAGGAGTTGGCCACCCTCAACAGCCTCACAACACTTGCCATTAACAGCACGAAAGTGACAGACAATGGTTTAAAAAATTTGGCCGCTCTCAACAACCTCACCACACTCATGCTGTTCGGCACGGAAGTGACCGACGCTGGATTAACGAACTTGGCTCCTCTCGGAAACCTCACCACGCTCTACCTGGGTCGCACAAAAGTGACAGATGCGGGATTGAAGGAACTAGGGCCGCTCAAAAACCTCACTGAACTTAACCTGCACAACACAAAAATAACGGACGCAGGGCTGAAGGAATTGATCGCACTCAAAAACCTCACCAGTCTCGACTTGAATTTCACGTCGGTGACGGACGCGGGCTTGAAGGAGCTGGCCGCACTCCAGAAACTCACCAGGCTCGAACTGCTCCGCACGAAGGTGACGAACGCGGGGTTGAAAGAACTCCGACAGGCACTCCCGAACTGCGAAATCAGGAAGTAA
- a CDS encoding carboxylate-amine ligase: MRAPSLTIGIEEEYQIIDPKTGELKSFITRILEDHDPRYTGQIKAELHQSVVEVGTAVCRTPAEARQELVRLRRTVLDVLGKHGLTIAAAGTHPFSAWETQEITPFERYLGVRQDMADLAQQLLIFGTHVHIGIEDKDFLIDCLNVARYFLPHILCLATSSPFWTGRNTGLKSYRSILFRHFPRSGIPPRFGSWDEYSDMVDTMVSTRCIPDATQIWYDLRPNSRFPTLEFRICDVCTRVDETVCIAALFQALIMKLWKLRQDNMTFRVYPTELIEENKWRAVRYGLDGKLIDLGKVKEVPAREVIHELIDWFLRDAIDELGSRREVEYAYKIMDGGTSADRQLKTFAKTDGCIRAVTDQLVAETREGIFF, translated from the coding sequence ATGCGCGCCCCGTCGCTAACAATCGGGATCGAGGAAGAGTATCAAATCATCGATCCCAAGACGGGCGAGCTGAAGTCGTTCATCACGCGCATCCTGGAAGACCACGACCCCCGGTATACCGGGCAGATCAAGGCCGAACTGCACCAGTCGGTCGTCGAGGTGGGGACGGCGGTCTGCCGCACGCCGGCCGAGGCGCGGCAGGAACTGGTCCGGTTGCGGCGGACGGTCCTCGACGTGTTGGGCAAGCACGGGCTGACCATCGCGGCCGCCGGCACGCACCCGTTCTCGGCGTGGGAGACGCAGGAAATCACGCCGTTCGAGCGGTACCTCGGCGTCCGCCAGGACATGGCCGACCTCGCCCAGCAGCTCCTCATCTTCGGGACGCACGTCCACATCGGGATCGAGGACAAAGACTTCCTCATCGACTGCCTGAACGTGGCCCGATATTTCCTCCCGCACATCCTCTGCCTGGCGACGAGTTCCCCGTTCTGGACCGGCCGAAATACGGGCCTGAAGTCGTACCGGTCGATCCTGTTCCGCCACTTCCCGCGGTCCGGCATCCCGCCGCGGTTCGGCTCGTGGGACGAATACTCCGACATGGTCGACACGATGGTGTCCACCCGCTGTATCCCGGACGCGACGCAGATCTGGTACGACCTCCGCCCCAACTCGCGCTTCCCGACGCTGGAGTTCCGCATCTGCGACGTCTGCACCCGGGTGGACGAGACGGTGTGTATCGCGGCCCTATTCCAGGCGCTCATCATGAAGCTCTGGAAGCTCCGCCAGGACAACATGACGTTCCGCGTGTACCCGACCGAACTGATCGAGGAAAACAAGTGGCGGGCGGTCCGGTACGGGTTGGACGGGAAACTCATCGACTTGGGCAAGGTGAAGGAAGTCCCGGCGCGGGAGGTGATCCACGAGCTGATCGACTGGTTCCTGCGGGACGCGATCGACGAACTCGGCTCCCGTCGAGAGGTCGAGTACGCTTACAAGATCATGGACGGGGGAACGAGCGCGGACCGCCAGTTGAAGACGTTCGCGAAGACGGACGGGTGCATCCGGGCCGTCACCGACCAGCTCGTCGCCGAAACCCGCGAGGGGATCTTCTTTTAG
- a CDS encoding Gfo/Idh/MocA family protein, which yields MSADRKVRVAIVGLGFGAEFIPIYKLHPNAEMYAVCRRNRAELDACGDKFGIAKRYTDFDEMLRDPNVDAVHINSPIPDHGPQTIKALKAGKHVACTVPMATDKEQIREIVQLQRQTGKTYMMMETVAYAREYLFAKDLYDRGVLGRIQFLRGSHQQDMDGWPDYWPGLPPMWYATHCVSPCLAILSQPGKSALAESVVCHGSGRIRESLIPKYNCPFAIETATFKIKDSDVVAEVTRSLFDTARQYRESFDVTASNVSFEWQQVEGEDPVLHTRGLPEGQIPRRVKVPDYAGRLPEPIRKFTGAIHDATHLSFVQGGGHGGSHPHLVHNFLTAVLGSQPAFPDAPTSANWTLVGICAHESAVKGGERVHIPAY from the coding sequence ATGTCCGCTGACCGGAAAGTGCGCGTCGCCATCGTCGGCCTCGGGTTCGGGGCCGAGTTCATCCCGATCTACAAGCTGCACCCGAACGCCGAGATGTACGCCGTCTGCCGGCGGAACCGGGCCGAACTCGACGCCTGCGGGGACAAGTTCGGGATCGCCAAGCGGTACACCGACTTCGACGAGATGCTGAGAGACCCGAACGTCGACGCGGTCCACATCAACAGCCCGATCCCCGACCACGGGCCGCAGACGATCAAGGCGCTCAAGGCCGGCAAGCACGTCGCCTGCACCGTGCCGATGGCCACGGACAAGGAACAGATCCGCGAGATCGTCCAACTCCAGCGGCAGACCGGCAAAACCTACATGATGATGGAAACCGTCGCGTACGCGCGGGAGTACCTGTTCGCGAAAGACCTGTACGACCGCGGCGTCCTCGGCCGCATCCAGTTCCTTCGCGGGAGCCACCAGCAGGACATGGACGGCTGGCCGGACTACTGGCCGGGCCTGCCGCCGATGTGGTACGCCACCCACTGCGTCAGCCCGTGCCTGGCGATCCTCAGCCAACCGGGCAAGTCCGCGCTGGCCGAGAGCGTCGTCTGCCACGGATCTGGCCGCATCCGCGAGTCGTTGATCCCCAAGTACAACTGCCCGTTCGCGATCGAGACGGCCACGTTCAAGATCAAGGACTCGGACGTGGTGGCGGAAGTGACGCGCAGCCTGTTCGACACGGCCCGGCAGTACCGCGAGAGCTTCGACGTGACGGCCAGCAACGTGAGCTTCGAGTGGCAGCAGGTCGAGGGTGAAGACCCGGTGCTGCACACCCGTGGTCTACCCGAAGGGCAGATCCCACGGCGGGTGAAGGTGCCGGACTACGCCGGCCGCCTGCCGGAGCCGATCCGCAAGTTCACCGGCGCCATCCACGACGCCACCCACCTGAGCTTCGTCCAGGGCGGCGGCCACGGCGGCAGCCACCCACACCTAGTCCACAACTTCCTGACGGCAGTCCTCGGCTCCCAGCCCGCCTTCCCGGACGCCCCGACGAGCGCGAACTGGACGCTGGTCGGCATCTGCGCACACGAGTCGGCCGTCAAGGGCGGCGAGCGGGTCCACATCCCGGCGTACTGA
- a CDS encoding FAD-binding oxidoreductase encodes MSTILVLAPPPAEALVDSVLSPHQIRDDLRGEFRGALHFDAPARALYATDASPFQITPLGVAVPVDEADLQAIVRYAHENQISLIPRGGGTGLAGEALGWGLVVDLSTNFRAVGPVAGDRVTVQPGVTHAELNAALALHGRRFAPDPASSQACTVGGMVATNASGGNAFRHGYTRDYVHALRVVWDNATADDLSADPPAGVRPERTIEIRAQTAALLAENRDLIQLTRPLTRFNRCGYVLHDALTPAGLNLAKILVGSEGTLGFVTSATLRTVPLAGGTCYAILGFASVDAAVKGGLALRPAEGVTGCDLFDQRLLALAAATRAADGVGPIPPTVGAALIVTVEAETERRAMQLTQDALAAVQDTHRAVVLMEPACNPDNVGRVRRFREHSVGSLYALGRGPRPVSCVEDVAVPVEELSRFLTELRGLLNKYDVTATILMHVLTGQIHTRPLVDLDAPADRVKLWPLAESVHALALALGGTISTQHGTGLARTPWVEKQYGPLIPVFRELKRVFDPKSILNPGKIVGPDPSRPAWPLRPVLVAQVPTPTTTPVANGTADPPAPADPPAPAERTPLLVWPASSPAATAGACNGCGDCRTRSPASRMCPVFRASGAEAATPRAKANLLRHMLDPASAAEKLSADDVRAVADLCVNCKMCRDECRGRVDVPKLMLEAKAFLQAEYGWDRGDWVAARIEMLAALAGNFAFTTNFLLASRTGRWAIEKIFGVSRRRALPRFTHRTFLRRARTAGLTRRDAAAEGSAGKVAYFVDTYANYNDPLIGEATVAVLRYNGFTVHVPRRQRGSGMAPLAQGDAETAREIAAYNVRTLADLVREGYTVVCSEPTAALALTQDYLDLSDDPDTRLVAANTVELTTFLGRLHDAGRLRTEFRPLDVALGHHVPCHLKALHGPTAGPRLLELIPGVRVHTIDVSCSGMAGTWGLRAENYAASLAAGGPMLAELNRPRVLFGSTECGACRMQMQDGTGKRTLHPVQYLALAYGLLPEVGDKLGRPLGRGVTD; translated from the coding sequence TTGAGTACAATTCTTGTACTCGCACCGCCGCCCGCCGAGGCTCTTGTGGATTCCGTCCTTTCCCCGCACCAAATCCGTGACGACCTCCGGGGCGAATTCCGCGGCGCGCTGCACTTCGACGCGCCGGCCCGCGCGCTCTACGCTACCGACGCCAGCCCGTTCCAGATCACCCCGCTCGGCGTCGCCGTTCCGGTCGACGAGGCGGACCTCCAGGCGATTGTCCGCTACGCGCACGAGAACCAGATTTCGCTCATCCCGCGCGGCGGCGGCACGGGGCTGGCCGGCGAGGCACTCGGGTGGGGGCTGGTCGTCGACCTGAGTACGAACTTCCGGGCCGTCGGCCCCGTCGCGGGCGACCGGGTGACGGTCCAGCCCGGCGTCACCCACGCCGAGTTGAACGCGGCCCTCGCCCTCCACGGCCGGCGGTTCGCCCCGGACCCGGCCAGCTCCCAGGCGTGTACCGTCGGCGGGATGGTCGCGACGAACGCCTCGGGCGGGAACGCGTTCCGGCACGGGTACACGCGGGATTACGTCCACGCCCTGCGGGTCGTCTGGGACAACGCGACGGCCGACGACCTCTCGGCCGACCCGCCGGCCGGCGTCCGGCCCGAGCGGACGATCGAGATCCGCGCGCAGACGGCCGCCCTGCTGGCCGAGAACCGCGACCTCATCCAGCTCACCCGCCCGCTCACCCGGTTCAACCGCTGCGGGTACGTCCTCCACGACGCGCTCACCCCGGCCGGCCTGAACCTAGCGAAGATCCTCGTCGGGTCCGAAGGGACGCTCGGGTTCGTCACCAGTGCCACACTCCGCACCGTCCCGCTCGCCGGCGGGACGTGTTACGCCATCCTCGGGTTCGCGTCCGTCGACGCGGCGGTCAAGGGCGGGCTCGCGCTTCGACCGGCCGAGGGCGTGACCGGGTGCGACCTGTTCGACCAGCGGCTACTCGCGCTCGCCGCCGCCACGCGGGCGGCCGACGGCGTCGGGCCGATCCCGCCGACCGTCGGCGCGGCCCTCATCGTCACCGTCGAGGCCGAGACCGAGCGCCGGGCCATGCAACTCACCCAGGACGCGCTCGCGGCCGTCCAGGATACCCACCGGGCCGTGGTCCTGATGGAGCCGGCGTGCAACCCGGACAATGTGGGTCGGGTCCGCCGGTTCCGCGAACACTCGGTCGGCAGCCTGTATGCCCTCGGCCGCGGGCCGCGGCCGGTGTCGTGCGTGGAGGACGTGGCCGTCCCGGTCGAGGAGCTGTCGCGGTTCCTGACCGAACTCCGCGGGCTCCTGAACAAATACGACGTGACCGCGACGATCCTGATGCACGTCCTGACCGGGCAAATCCACACCCGCCCGCTGGTCGACCTCGACGCCCCGGCCGACCGTGTCAAACTCTGGCCGCTGGCCGAGTCAGTCCACGCGCTCGCGCTGGCCCTCGGCGGGACGATCAGCACGCAGCACGGCACCGGCCTCGCGCGGACGCCGTGGGTCGAGAAGCAGTATGGCCCGCTCATCCCGGTCTTCCGCGAACTGAAACGGGTGTTCGACCCGAAGTCGATCCTCAACCCCGGCAAGATCGTTGGCCCCGACCCGAGCCGCCCGGCCTGGCCCCTGCGGCCCGTACTCGTCGCTCAGGTTCCCACCCCGACAACGACCCCGGTAGCCAACGGGACCGCCGACCCTCCCGCGCCGGCCGACCCTCCCGCGCCGGCCGAACGGACCCCGCTGCTCGTATGGCCGGCGTCCTCCCCGGCCGCGACCGCGGGCGCGTGCAACGGATGCGGGGACTGCCGGACGCGGTCCCCGGCGAGCCGCATGTGCCCGGTGTTCCGGGCGTCCGGCGCCGAAGCCGCCACCCCGCGGGCCAAGGCGAACCTGCTCCGGCACATGCTCGACCCGGCGTCCGCCGCGGAGAAGTTGTCCGCGGACGACGTCCGCGCGGTGGCGGATCTGTGTGTGAACTGCAAGATGTGCCGGGACGAGTGCCGGGGACGGGTAGACGTACCCAAGCTGATGCTGGAGGCGAAGGCGTTCCTCCAGGCCGAATACGGCTGGGACCGTGGCGACTGGGTGGCCGCCCGGATCGAGATGCTGGCCGCCCTCGCCGGGAACTTCGCCTTCACCACGAATTTTTTGCTCGCGAGTCGAACCGGGCGGTGGGCGATCGAAAAGATCTTCGGCGTCTCCCGGCGGCGGGCGCTGCCGCGGTTCACGCATCGTACGTTCCTCCGCCGGGCGCGGACGGCCGGGCTGACCCGCCGGGACGCCGCGGCGGAAGGGTCGGCGGGCAAGGTCGCGTACTTCGTTGACACCTACGCGAATTACAACGATCCGCTCATCGGCGAGGCGACGGTCGCGGTCCTCCGGTACAACGGCTTCACGGTCCACGTCCCCCGTCGGCAGCGGGGGTCGGGGATGGCGCCGCTCGCGCAGGGGGATGCCGAGACCGCCCGGGAGATCGCCGCGTACAACGTCCGCACGCTCGCCGACCTCGTCCGCGAGGGGTACACGGTCGTCTGCTCGGAGCCGACGGCCGCCCTCGCGCTCACGCAGGATTACCTCGACCTGTCCGACGACCCGGACACCCGGCTAGTGGCCGCGAACACGGTGGAGCTGACCACCTTCCTCGGCCGCCTCCACGACGCCGGCCGCCTGCGGACCGAGTTCCGCCCGCTGGACGTGGCCCTCGGCCACCACGTCCCCTGCCACCTCAAAGCGCTGCACGGCCCGACCGCCGGCCCGCGCCTGTTGGAACTGATCCCGGGCGTCCGCGTCCACACGATCGACGTGAGCTGTTCCGGCATGGCCGGCACCTGGGGTCTGCGGGCCGAGAACTACGCGGCGTCGCTCGCCGCCGGCGGCCCGATGTTGGCCGAGCTGAACCGCCCGCGGGTGCTGTTCGGGTCGACCGAGTGCGGAGCGTGCCGCATGCAAATGCAAGACGGGACCGGCAAGCGGACGCTCCACCCGGTCCAATACCTCGCGCTGGCCTACGGGCTGTTGCCCGAGGTGGGAGACAAGCTGGGCCGGCCGCTGGGGAGAGGGGTCACGGATTAA